One Planctomycetaceae bacterium genomic window carries:
- a CDS encoding secretin N-terminal domain-containing protein → MKIPHCSSVIALLVTATLAATIPSTTFGQPAESPDIYARLNEAAAAQALALTSEQQAEVKRLITQRDAELAAAENDAARDAVRRNAEQQLKAVLTADQQSKFTELFQEPRLRFNFRFQKWADVLNWMATEAELSLVMDEPPAGTFNYSDNKEYTPTEAIDLLNGWLLTKGYTLVRRERLLMCLNLKDGLPDDAIPRVTTEELPLRGRFEFVSTLIPLEGRPAETVLTEITPLLGKYGDARMLAATQQLLVADAASTVRTIAAVVQQVPVPKKPEPPAAKPPAPKPELKIYPIQHANPKQAGEVLKSMINGTLLVDEAANQISINATPDEHAKAQLIIRQLETNQGPDRQPTLKLYSARVRDADEMLSTLKLIVPDASFRYDAASRKLVAFATADDHLRVADSLERLQTEQLSDGPEQLEVYALGEVDPTAAQTLITSLLPDARVTLDSRTGSLIAVATQADHDAILRLLEQLEPRAAGAEQPVLKSYPLKPNVTADIVTSLLRSIVPKASVTQDSPNRRLLITAAEEDHARIAAAIAQVEADAGGERPELQYYPLRKASGTNAATVLQAMLPSATVTFENDGRRLSVVATETDHAVVRATLEKLEQTAPADEQRILKIYDVSSEQRRRFTAVLESLTTEFSGMQVLTDSQPGEITVWAKPSQHEVVSRVLGQLQHDVPADEKPKLVVYPITKVDPSGVSSVLTELFPDAKITTDTTARRLMIHATPALQQSIKQAIEQLDSDLSGETEIKLMVYPVHGIDPANARQLLSTEVPRATVIHDATAHTFIVRARAEQQRQVAKLLDELRSAGSDPASQQQLQVYDLRGSDPAAVRSILQPLVDEDVQLTVDASGRQLFVRAFSDRHEAIRRLIEQVTSGLKPDQALDTRTYLVGASNADEAQEVLLALYPDATIVTDDDRKLIVATATPEQHVMIEKIAKQIAGSGTMENAPYPVVYETRNVDASRAEDLLDDLFRPADGVRLSVNQQSQRLVAIAREDQHALIRSLLEQFDGEPIPEKEKQLAAYRVAPLDALTVKEILEPLVSPDTKISAGRRATDILVSAPADEQARIAALLQEMTMPRAGGSDSETRTYRLSRGDADEAQEALTALFPDAVLVTDTGREVLIATASPEQHQTIEQVVKQMTGELRTDGGPQPKAYRLNQADGDTVKDVIQELFDNDRSVSVSLDRRSRTVVVIARSEQHALIEGLLRELDPQDADSAYTLQVYSTEGLDVSQVRQVIEDLLADQFRNSKVRMESVTGNLFVTTTREGHDLTQQALDQFGKPKARRTEVFRLSFLEPQAAQSAVETMIADPSGNKLNEPLVQADDDLQQLWVQASEEQITEIRSLLVKMGEAGLDTDTGASGRRTLRVVPFGDDAEEAVDRIQDLWPRIRRNPIRILKPGNASQLRGSHFSVPVEQITDAESAAPNEEADTTLVAEEQSSDEQPPAIVIVPGDGKITIASDDIDALDQMEALLRAVNSQSAGIRNRDFSVYQFRNAGASDVAATLQQIFDDPRSLVTFGEVVLVPDERLNALIVHASRTDRSRIAQLLEILDSDKLEDTQRAFRTDVVPLLYADAERIKRVLEGVYKAQMTAGGARSAISIPKGVPSDVASVLRQINAAASSPLLTVEVQAETNSLVVKAPEALMAEVSELIDRLDEAARTNRSRGLKLVPLKRTNSARVMKILGNVLD, encoded by the coding sequence ATGAAAATACCGCATTGTTCTTCCGTGATTGCGTTGCTGGTAACGGCGACTCTGGCCGCGACGATTCCGTCCACAACCTTCGGGCAGCCGGCAGAATCTCCGGACATCTATGCACGGCTGAACGAAGCGGCTGCGGCGCAGGCGCTTGCACTGACTTCCGAACAGCAGGCCGAAGTGAAGCGGCTGATCACTCAGCGCGACGCCGAACTGGCGGCCGCCGAAAACGACGCCGCCAGGGACGCAGTCCGCCGAAACGCGGAACAGCAACTGAAGGCAGTGCTGACAGCCGACCAGCAGTCGAAGTTTACCGAACTGTTTCAGGAACCGCGGCTGCGGTTCAATTTCCGGTTTCAGAAGTGGGCGGATGTCCTGAACTGGATGGCAACCGAGGCGGAGTTGTCGCTGGTCATGGATGAACCGCCGGCCGGAACATTCAATTATTCGGACAACAAGGAATACACGCCGACCGAAGCGATTGACCTGCTGAACGGCTGGCTGCTGACCAAGGGGTACACTCTTGTCCGCCGCGAACGGCTGCTGATGTGTCTGAATCTGAAGGATGGCCTGCCGGACGATGCCATCCCGCGAGTGACAACGGAAGAATTGCCGTTGCGGGGACGCTTTGAATTTGTCAGCACACTGATTCCGCTGGAAGGCCGGCCGGCGGAAACGGTGCTGACCGAAATCACTCCCCTGTTGGGAAAATACGGAGACGCCAGAATGCTGGCGGCCACTCAGCAGTTGCTGGTCGCCGACGCGGCGTCCACCGTTCGCACGATCGCGGCCGTTGTGCAGCAGGTGCCCGTTCCGAAAAAGCCGGAACCGCCGGCTGCGAAACCACCGGCGCCGAAACCGGAACTGAAGATCTACCCGATTCAGCACGCGAATCCGAAACAGGCCGGAGAAGTCCTGAAGTCAATGATCAACGGTACGCTGCTGGTCGATGAAGCCGCCAACCAGATTTCGATCAACGCCACGCCCGACGAACACGCCAAGGCTCAGTTGATTATCCGGCAACTGGAAACGAACCAGGGACCGGACCGCCAGCCGACTCTGAAGCTGTATTCCGCACGAGTCCGGGACGCCGACGAAATGCTGTCGACTTTGAAGCTGATCGTTCCCGACGCTTCGTTCCGTTACGACGCCGCCAGCCGCAAACTGGTCGCCTTTGCAACGGCCGACGATCATCTGCGCGTCGCCGATTCTCTGGAACGGCTGCAGACAGAACAGCTCAGCGACGGCCCTGAACAACTGGAGGTCTATGCACTCGGCGAAGTTGATCCGACGGCGGCTCAAACGCTGATCACGTCGCTGCTGCCGGACGCGCGGGTGACTCTGGACAGCCGCACGGGAAGTCTGATCGCCGTGGCGACGCAGGCCGATCATGATGCGATTCTTCGACTGCTGGAACAGCTCGAACCGCGGGCCGCCGGAGCTGAACAGCCGGTCCTGAAGTCGTATCCGCTGAAGCCGAACGTCACCGCCGACATCGTGACGTCGCTGCTGCGTTCGATTGTTCCAAAGGCTTCCGTTACACAGGATTCGCCCAACCGCCGGCTGCTGATCACGGCCGCGGAGGAAGATCACGCGCGGATCGCCGCCGCGATTGCTCAGGTGGAAGCCGATGCCGGAGGCGAACGGCCGGAACTGCAGTATTATCCGCTGCGAAAGGCGTCCGGCACGAATGCGGCAACCGTTCTGCAGGCGATGCTGCCGTCCGCGACCGTGACATTCGAAAACGACGGGCGGCGTCTTTCGGTTGTCGCCACAGAGACGGATCATGCTGTCGTCCGGGCGACGCTGGAGAAACTGGAACAGACCGCGCCGGCCGACGAACAGAGGATTCTGAAGATCTATGACGTCAGCAGCGAACAGCGCCGTCGCTTCACCGCGGTGCTGGAAAGTCTGACGACGGAATTTTCCGGAATGCAGGTGCTGACCGACTCACAGCCGGGAGAGATTACGGTCTGGGCGAAACCATCGCAGCACGAAGTTGTCAGCAGAGTCCTGGGACAACTGCAGCACGATGTGCCCGCCGATGAAAAACCGAAACTGGTCGTGTATCCGATCACGAAGGTCGATCCGTCCGGTGTTTCCAGTGTGCTGACGGAACTGTTCCCCGACGCGAAAATCACGACCGACACGACCGCGCGGCGACTGATGATTCATGCCACGCCGGCACTGCAGCAGTCGATCAAACAGGCGATTGAGCAACTGGACAGCGACCTGTCGGGCGAAACGGAAATCAAGCTGATGGTCTATCCGGTACACGGCATCGATCCGGCAAACGCCCGCCAGTTGCTGTCGACGGAAGTTCCGCGAGCCACCGTGATTCATGACGCCACAGCGCACACGTTCATCGTGCGAGCCCGCGCGGAACAGCAGCGGCAGGTCGCGAAGCTGCTGGACGAACTGCGGTCGGCGGGCAGCGATCCGGCGTCGCAGCAACAGCTTCAGGTGTACGACCTGCGCGGTTCTGATCCCGCGGCGGTGCGCAGCATTCTTCAGCCGCTGGTGGATGAGGATGTGCAGTTAACGGTCGATGCCTCCGGTCGTCAGCTTTTTGTAAGAGCGTTCAGTGACCGGCACGAAGCCATTCGCCGGCTGATCGAACAGGTGACGTCCGGATTGAAGCCGGATCAGGCGCTGGATACCCGCACGTATCTGGTCGGCGCATCGAATGCCGACGAAGCTCAGGAAGTCCTGCTGGCTCTGTATCCGGACGCGACCATCGTGACGGACGACGACCGCAAACTGATCGTGGCCACCGCGACGCCCGAACAACACGTGATGATTGAAAAGATCGCGAAACAGATCGCGGGAAGCGGGACCATGGAAAACGCTCCGTATCCCGTCGTTTACGAAACCAGGAACGTCGACGCCAGCCGAGCGGAAGATCTGCTGGACGATCTGTTCCGGCCGGCCGACGGAGTCCGGCTGTCCGTCAATCAGCAGTCGCAGCGGCTGGTCGCGATCGCTCGCGAAGACCAGCACGCGCTGATTCGCAGCCTGCTGGAACAATTCGACGGGGAACCGATCCCGGAGAAAGAAAAGCAGCTCGCCGCGTACCGAGTCGCGCCGCTGGATGCGCTGACGGTGAAGGAAATTCTGGAACCGCTGGTTTCGCCGGACACGAAGATTTCCGCCGGACGCCGGGCCACGGATATCCTTGTCAGTGCTCCCGCCGACGAACAGGCCAGGATCGCCGCACTGCTTCAGGAAATGACAATGCCTCGCGCCGGCGGCAGTGACTCGGAAACGCGGACGTACCGGCTTTCGCGAGGTGACGCTGACGAAGCTCAGGAGGCTCTGACTGCGCTGTTTCCGGATGCTGTGCTGGTGACCGATACCGGTCGCGAAGTTCTGATCGCCACTGCCTCGCCCGAACAGCACCAGACCATCGAACAGGTCGTAAAGCAGATGACCGGCGAACTTCGGACCGACGGCGGACCTCAGCCGAAAGCCTACCGGCTGAACCAGGCCGATGGTGATACGGTCAAGGACGTCATCCAGGAACTCTTCGACAACGATCGCAGCGTCAGCGTATCGCTCGACCGTCGCAGTCGGACGGTCGTTGTCATCGCCCGTTCAGAACAACATGCACTGATCGAAGGACTGCTGCGGGAACTCGACCCGCAAGACGCGGACAGTGCCTACACACTTCAGGTGTATTCCACCGAAGGTCTGGACGTCAGCCAGGTGCGGCAGGTGATCGAAGATCTGCTGGCGGACCAGTTTCGCAACTCGAAGGTCCGCATGGAATCCGTTACCGGCAACCTGTTCGTCACAACGACTCGCGAAGGACACGATCTGACGCAACAGGCGCTGGATCAGTTCGGCAAACCGAAAGCCCGCCGGACGGAGGTGTTCCGGCTTTCGTTTCTGGAACCTCAGGCCGCGCAATCGGCTGTCGAGACAATGATCGCGGACCCGTCCGGCAACAAGCTCAACGAACCGCTCGTCCAAGCCGACGACGACCTGCAGCAATTGTGGGTCCAGGCGTCCGAAGAACAGATCACCGAAATCCGGTCACTGCTGGTGAAGATGGGAGAAGCCGGACTGGACACGGACACCGGCGCGTCCGGCAGACGAACTCTGCGCGTTGTGCCGTTTGGCGACGATGCCGAGGAAGCCGTGGATCGCATTCAGGATCTGTGGCCGCGAATCCGCCGAAACCCGATTCGAATCCTGAAGCCGGGGAATGCGTCGCAGCTTCGCGGATCTCACTTTTCGGTTCCCGTGGAGCAAATCACCGACGCGGAAAGCGCTGCTCCGAACGAAGAAGCGGACACAACTCTCGTCGCGGAAGAGCAATCGTCCGACGAACAGCCACCCGCGATTGTCATCGTCCCCGGCGACGGAAAAATCACGATCGCGTCCGACGACATCGACGCGCTGGACCAGATGGAGGCTCTGTTGCGAGCGGTCAATTCGCAGTCCGCCGGAATTCGCAATCGTGACTTCAGCGTGTATCAGTTTCGCAATGCGGGAGCGTCCGACGTGGCGGCGACGCTGCAGCAGATCTTCGACGATCCGCGAAGTCTGGTGACGTTCGGCGAAGTTGTTCTGGTCCCGGACGAACGCCTGAACGCTCTGATCGTCCATGCCAGCCGAACCGACCGTTCCCGGATTGCACAACTGCTGGAGATCCTGGATTCGGATAAGCTGGAAGACACTCAGCGCGCGTTTCGGACGGACGTTGTGCCGTTGCTGTATGCCGATGCGGAGCGAATAAAGCGGGTTCTGGAAGGCGTCTACAAGGCTCAAATGACGGCCGGCGGTGCGCGCAGCGCGATTTCGATTCCCAAGGGAGTCCCGTCCGACGTGGCGTCCGTGTTGCGCCAGATCAACGCCGCCGCATCGTCACCGCTGCTGACTGTGGAAGTCCAGGCAGAAACGAACTCGCTGGTCGTGAAGGCTCCCGAAGCACTGATGGCGGAAGTCAGTGAATTGATCGATCGTCTGGATGAGGCCGCACGAACAAACCGGTCCCGCGGACTGAAGCTGGTTCCCCTGAAACGGACGAATTCAGCACGCGTGATGAAGATCCTTGGTAACGTGCTGGATTAG
- a CDS encoding FHA domain-containing protein yields the protein MLAQLIPVKGGPPITLTRPITVVGRSVRLCDLALEHTSVSKLHCILVKTDGLIYMRDLGSTNGTRVNGQRVLRGALLPGDQISFSGAAYRIHLGPDPKLSAGSINEGATEMIPIITDSAVGGPPSRSDVRSLSDSDLLPAD from the coding sequence ATGTTGGCGCAGTTGATACCCGTGAAAGGCGGCCCGCCGATCACGCTGACCCGGCCCATCACGGTCGTCGGTCGCAGTGTGCGGCTGTGCGACCTTGCGCTGGAACACACCAGTGTCTCCAAACTGCACTGCATTCTGGTGAAGACCGACGGTCTGATTTACATGCGCGACCTCGGCAGCACCAACGGCACACGCGTCAACGGGCAGCGAGTCCTTCGGGGAGCACTGCTGCCGGGCGATCAGATTTCGTTTTCCGGCGCTGCCTACCGAATTCATCTGGGCCCCGATCCGAAGTTATCCGCCGGATCGATCAACGAAGGAGCGACGGAGATGATCCCGATCATCACCGACAGCGCCGTCGGCGGTCCGCCAAGCCGCAGCGACGTCCGGTCGCTCAGCGATTCCGACCTGCTGCCCGCCGATTGA
- a CDS encoding serine/threonine-protein kinase, translating into MPKRQIGPFILERQIGVGGMGVVYLATYPKTGKKVAVKILSPALTADQKLLSRFEREIDILKRLDCPNIVKYYGGGTENQQRYYAMQYIDGGSLQDVLKKRGKLSWEQAIHVGRQVCTALEHAHNAGIIHRDLKPGNLFLTSKGRLMLGDFGIARDTEATALTAAGKTVGTYAYMAPEQIQGGHPISRKTDIYALGCLLFEVLTGETPFQGSNAAEMLLQHLNDEPPNVSEKAIDCPIWLDQLIDEMLQKNPDDRPYDALAVHTRLGEIRDKIARGDSVVAQTTVGGSGKTKSGEKDLRKTLQRKKKKKPAGGPIHEQTWFLASCLVALLSVTVWLMWPPGEDKLYEQARTAMQGDEIAQRAALEGPITKYLDRFPDGKYAGEMKVWADEIHVDKLEAQMEKKAKGFGEVENDYERRYIAARNSEDSATVNPLSALQQYRDFVKEHKPNSGQPMPDDLRRFVLLFDRRIDAAREKLMSNPRRMEVFRTQMQAAEDLLAEGKGADADRIWSFVKDFFRDEQDETVQAFRDYADRRLQRVDVPMPRASEFGE; encoded by the coding sequence ATGCCCAAACGTCAGATAGGCCCGTTCATTCTTGAACGTCAGATCGGCGTCGGTGGTATGGGAGTCGTCTATCTGGCGACGTATCCCAAAACGGGAAAAAAGGTGGCGGTCAAGATTCTGTCGCCGGCTCTGACGGCCGATCAGAAACTGCTGAGCCGATTTGAGCGCGAAATCGACATTCTGAAGCGGCTCGACTGTCCCAACATCGTCAAATACTACGGAGGCGGGACGGAAAACCAGCAGCGCTATTACGCGATGCAGTATATCGACGGCGGGTCGCTGCAGGACGTGCTGAAGAAACGCGGCAAGCTTTCGTGGGAACAGGCCATTCACGTCGGACGCCAGGTCTGCACGGCTTTGGAACATGCCCACAACGCCGGAATCATTCACCGCGATCTGAAACCCGGCAACCTGTTTCTGACCAGCAAGGGACGATTGATGCTGGGCGATTTCGGGATCGCTCGCGACACCGAAGCCACCGCTCTGACCGCAGCGGGTAAAACGGTCGGCACGTATGCCTATATGGCGCCGGAACAAATCCAGGGCGGCCATCCGATTTCCCGCAAGACCGACATCTATGCTCTGGGATGTCTGTTGTTTGAAGTGCTGACCGGTGAGACACCGTTTCAGGGCAGCAACGCTGCGGAAATGCTGCTGCAGCACCTGAACGATGAGCCGCCGAACGTTTCGGAAAAAGCCATCGACTGCCCGATCTGGCTGGATCAGTTGATCGACGAAATGCTGCAGAAAAATCCCGATGACCGGCCGTACGACGCGCTGGCGGTTCACACGCGTCTGGGAGAAATCCGGGACAAGATCGCCAGAGGCGACAGCGTCGTTGCACAAACCACTGTGGGAGGTTCCGGAAAAACAAAATCCGGCGAAAAGGATCTTCGCAAGACTCTGCAAAGGAAGAAAAAGAAGAAGCCCGCCGGCGGTCCGATTCACGAACAAACGTGGTTTCTGGCAAGCTGTCTGGTCGCGCTGCTGTCGGTCACCGTCTGGCTGATGTGGCCGCCCGGCGAAGATAAACTTTACGAACAGGCTCGCACCGCGATGCAGGGCGACGAAATCGCTCAGCGAGCCGCTCTGGAAGGACCCATCACGAAATATCTCGACCGGTTTCCCGACGGAAAATATGCCGGTGAAATGAAAGTCTGGGCCGACGAAATTCACGTCGACAAGCTGGAAGCTCAGATGGAGAAAAAAGCCAAAGGATTCGGCGAAGTGGAAAACGACTACGAACGCCGCTACATCGCTGCCCGCAACAGCGAAGACAGCGCGACCGTCAATCCTCTGTCCGCGCTTCAACAGTACCGCGACTTTGTCAAAGAGCACAAACCGAACTCCGGTCAGCCGATGCCCGATGACCTGCGCAGGTTCGTCCTGCTGTTCGATCGCCGTATCGATGCCGCTCGCGAGAAGCTGATGAGTAATCCCCGCCGCATGGAAGTCTTTCGCACGCAGATGCAGGCCGCCGAAGACCTGCTGGCAGAAGGAAAGGGTGCTGACGCCGACAGGATCTGGTCGTTCGTCAAGGACTTCTTCCGCGATGAACAGGACGAAACAGTGCAGGCATTCCGTGACTATGCGGACCGGCGGCTGCAGCGCGTCGATGTCCCAATGCCCCGCGCCAGCGAATTCGGCGAATAG
- the metK gene encoding methionine adenosyltransferase, with protein sequence MANYFFTSESVSMGHPDKVSDQVSDGILDALLEQDPLSRVACETLCTTDLVVLSGEITTTAKIDYVDVTRRVIREIGYTSDDIGFDADSCRVFQALHSQSGDIAQGVDRDGAGDQGLMFGYACNQTKELMPLPIALSHRIINLLAEKRQKGDVNWLRPDSKSQVTVEYDGSNAVRIDAVVVSTQHSEDVSQQDISDYVINKVVKEAVPAELLDANTKYHINPTGRFVIGGPHGDTGLTGRKIIVDTYGGWGRHGGGAFSGKDSTKVDRSAAYMGRYVAKNIVAAGLASECEVQLAYAIGVADPVSVRVDTFGTSSVPEEKIVAAVREIFPLNPKGIIAHLGLRRPIFRNTAHGGHFGRCEKDFSWEATDKAAELKKAVG encoded by the coding sequence ATGGCGAACTATTTCTTTACCAGCGAATCCGTCAGCATGGGCCACCCGGACAAGGTCTCGGACCAGGTTTCCGACGGCATCCTGGATGCGTTACTGGAGCAGGATCCGCTGTCTCGAGTGGCCTGTGAGACTCTGTGTACGACCGACCTGGTAGTCCTTTCCGGAGAAATTACGACGACGGCGAAGATTGATTACGTCGACGTGACTCGCCGCGTGATTCGCGAAATCGGATACACCAGCGACGACATCGGTTTCGACGCCGATAGTTGCCGCGTTTTCCAGGCGCTGCACAGTCAGAGCGGCGATATTGCTCAGGGAGTCGATCGCGACGGAGCCGGAGACCAGGGCCTGATGTTTGGCTATGCGTGCAATCAGACAAAGGAATTGATGCCTCTGCCGATCGCTCTGTCGCATCGCATCATCAACCTGCTGGCGGAAAAACGCCAGAAGGGTGACGTCAACTGGCTGCGCCCCGACAGCAAGTCTCAGGTGACGGTTGAGTACGACGGATCGAACGCCGTCCGCATCGACGCCGTGGTCGTCTCGACGCAGCATTCCGAAGACGTGTCTCAGCAGGACATCAGCGACTACGTCATCAACAAAGTCGTTAAGGAAGCGGTTCCCGCCGAACTGCTGGACGCCAATACAAAGTACCACATCAATCCCACCGGACGCTTCGTTATCGGCGGACCTCACGGCGACACCGGGCTGACCGGTCGCAAGATCATCGTGGACACGTACGGCGGCTGGGGCCGTCACGGTGGCGGAGCGTTTTCCGGTAAGGATTCGACCAAGGTGGACCGTTCCGCCGCGTATATGGGCCGCTATGTTGCCAAGAACATTGTGGCCGCCGGACTGGCTTCTGAATGCGAAGTGCAGTTGGCCTACGCAATTGGCGTTGCCGACCCTGTCAGCGTGCGTGTTGACACGTTCGGAACCTCGTCGGTGCCGGAAGAAAAAATCGTGGCGGCCGTGCGGGAGATCTTCCCGCTGAATCCGAAGGGCATCATCGCTCACCTCGGCCTGCGCCGCCCAATCTTCCGCAACACGGCTCACGGCGGACACTTCGGCCGCTGCGAAAAGGACTTCTCCTGGGAAGCCACCGACAAGGCCGCTGAACTGAAAAAAGCCGTCGGCTGA
- a CDS encoding class I SAM-dependent methyltransferase — MDRNVHGRDRFEQAYHGKPPWDIGRPQQIFVAAAAQVEGAVLDAGCGTGENALFFAQRGHSVTGIDFLEHPIAEARRKAQERGLSATFLVQDALRLHDIDRSFDSVIDCGLFHVFSDDDRARYVSSLAGVVRPEGRFFMACFSDLEPAGDGPRRVSQIEIREAFAQGWHVESIQQTRFETRTDAEDVQFSEGGPIAWFCVIRRSP, encoded by the coding sequence ATGGACCGGAACGTTCACGGCAGGGACCGTTTTGAACAGGCCTACCATGGAAAGCCTCCGTGGGATATCGGCAGGCCGCAGCAGATATTCGTTGCCGCCGCCGCTCAGGTCGAAGGAGCGGTTCTGGATGCCGGCTGCGGCACTGGAGAAAACGCTCTGTTTTTTGCACAGCGCGGCCATTCCGTCACCGGGATCGACTTTCTGGAACACCCGATTGCCGAAGCCAGACGCAAAGCGCAGGAACGCGGATTGTCGGCGACGTTTCTGGTGCAGGATGCCCTTCGGCTGCACGACATCGATAGGTCGTTTGATTCCGTGATTGACTGCGGGCTGTTCCACGTCTTTTCTGACGACGACCGAGCACGCTATGTCAGCAGTCTCGCAGGCGTCGTCAGACCCGAAGGCAGATTCTTCATGGCCTGCTTCAGCGATCTTGAACCTGCCGGTGACGGACCACGGCGCGTGTCACAGATCGAAATCCGTGAAGCTTTTGCCCAGGGCTGGCATGTCGAGTCGATTCAGCAGACGCGCTTCGAAACTCGAACCGACGCGGAGGACGTTCAGTTCAGCGAAGGCGGTCCCATCGCGTGGTTCTGCGTGATCCGACGATCACCGTAA
- a CDS encoding DUF1080 domain-containing protein — MKFLLSLSVAMFTFASALHAADAPPDGFRSLFNGNNLDGWQGRSGGVGPIELGKMSDADRAAKIAEWTADAKKHWSVENGELVNDGEGAYLVTNDEFGDYELLIDYRTVPRADSGIYLKGNPQVQIWDFTDPTKYGIDANLGSGGLWNNSAGAPGKNPFVLADNRLGEWNSFRIRQIGARTTVWLNGYLIVDHATMENYWDRESPLFAKGPIELQTHGGEIRWRNLAIREFTSEEANAVLREHEAQAFSSLFNGTDLTGWKGAVDNYEVVDGAIRCKAGHGGLLLAEPEFGNFIARVEFRLPPGGNNGLAIRSPGDGDAAYSAMTELQVLDTEHPKYANLDPRQAHGSAYGMAPAKRGYLRPTGEWNFEEVTINGSTIKVELNGSVILNTDLSKITEYMANSPHPGKDRTHGYFGFAGHNDPVEFRNISVRELPETAKR, encoded by the coding sequence ATGAAGTTCCTGCTGTCTTTGTCTGTGGCGATGTTCACATTCGCTTCTGCCCTTCATGCCGCTGATGCTCCGCCGGATGGATTTCGGTCGCTGTTCAACGGAAACAACCTGGATGGCTGGCAGGGACGTTCCGGTGGAGTCGGCCCGATCGAACTGGGAAAAATGTCGGACGCCGACCGCGCGGCGAAGATTGCTGAATGGACAGCGGATGCAAAGAAGCACTGGTCGGTCGAAAACGGCGAACTCGTCAACGACGGTGAAGGCGCCTACCTGGTCACCAATGACGAATTCGGCGACTACGAACTTCTGATCGACTACCGGACAGTGCCGCGAGCCGACAGCGGCATTTACCTGAAGGGCAATCCTCAGGTGCAGATCTGGGATTTTACCGACCCGACCAAGTACGGCATTGACGCCAATCTGGGCAGCGGCGGACTGTGGAACAACAGCGCGGGGGCTCCCGGAAAGAATCCCTTCGTGCTGGCCGACAATCGTCTGGGAGAATGGAACTCGTTTCGCATTCGTCAGATCGGAGCACGCACGACCGTGTGGCTGAACGGCTATCTGATCGTCGATCACGCGACGATGGAAAACTACTGGGACCGCGAATCTCCGCTGTTTGCCAAAGGACCGATTGAACTGCAGACTCATGGAGGCGAAATCCGCTGGCGAAATCTGGCGATTCGGGAATTCACCTCGGAAGAAGCCAACGCCGTTCTTCGCGAACACGAAGCTCAGGCGTTCTCGTCTTTGTTCAACGGTACGGACCTGACCGGCTGGAAGGGCGCGGTTGACAACTATGAAGTCGTCGACGGAGCCATTCGCTGCAAGGCCGGACACGGCGGACTGCTGCTGGCCGAACCGGAATTCGGCAACTTCATCGCCCGCGTGGAGTTTCGTCTGCCGCCCGGCGGCAACAACGGGCTGGCGATTCGATCACCCGGTGACGGCGACGCGGCCTACTCGGCCATGACCGAACTGCAGGTTCTGGATACCGAACATCCCAAGTACGCCAACCTTGATCCGCGGCAGGCTCACGGTTCCGCCTACGGCATGGCACCCGCCAAACGAGGCTACCTGCGACCCACGGGTGAATGGAATTTCGAGGAAGTCACGATCAACGGCAGCACCATCAAGGTGGAACTGAACGGCAGCGTGATTCTGAACACTGACCTGTCGAAAATCACCGAATACATGGCCAACAGTCCTCATCCCGGCAAAGACCGAACTCACGGATACTTCGGATTCGCCGGCCACAACGATCCGGTTGAGTTCCGGAACATCAGTGTCAGGGAACTGCCGGAAACAGCAAAACGCTGA